A section of the Budorcas taxicolor isolate Tak-1 chromosome 17, Takin1.1, whole genome shotgun sequence genome encodes:
- the ULK1 gene encoding serine/threonine-protein kinase ULK1 isoform X4 encodes MRTLSEDTIRLFLQQIAGAMRLLHSKGIIHRDLKPQNILLSNPGGRRANPNNIRVKIADFGFARYLQSNMMAATLCGSPMYMAPEVIMSQHYDGKADLWSIGTIVYQCLTGKAPFQASSPQDLRLFYEKNKTLVPTIPRETSAPLRQLLLALLQRNHKDRMDFDEFFHHPFLDASAAVKKSPPVPVPSYPSSGSGSSSSSSSTSHLASPPSLGEMQQELQKTLTSPAEAAGFLQGSRDSGGSSKDSSCDTDDFVMVPAQFPGDLVAEAAGAKPPPDSLMCSGSSLAASTGLDSRGRTPSPSPPCGSSLSPSGRTGTFSSSRCGASVPIPVPTQVQNYQRIEQNLQSPTQYQTARSSAIRRSGSTSPLGFARASPSPPSHAEHGGALARKLSLGGGRPYTPSPQVGTIPERPGWTGAPSPQASEMRGGRSPRPGSSAPEHSPHTTGLGCRLHSAPNLSDLHVVRPKLPKPPTDPLGVAFGHPQASPPQPSHGLQSCRPLRGSPKLPDFLQRNPLPPILGSPTKTVPAFEFTKTPSSQNLLTLLARQGVVMTPPRNRTLPDLSEAGPFQGQQLGPGLRPTEDTKGPFGRSLSTGRLTDLLLKAAFGTQAPDSGSTDSLQEKPMEIAPSAGFGGNLHPGARAGGASSPSPVVFTVGSPPSGTTPPQGPRTTMFSVGSSSSLSSAGSSSARHLAPGAYSEATLEVPAPGHCCSFADPVTANLEGAVTFEAPDLPEETLMEQEHTEILHSLRFTLVFVQHVLEIAALKGSASEAAGGPEDQLQESVVADQISLLSREWGFAEQLVLYLKVAELLSSGLQTAIDQIRAGKLCLSSTVKQVVRKLNELYKTSVVSCQSLSLRLQRFFLDKQRLLDRIQSVTAEKLIFSHAVQTVQSAALDEMFHRREDCVQRYHKALLLMEGLQQILTDQADVENIAKCKLCIERRLSALLTGICA; translated from the exons ATGCGCACACTAAGCGAGGACACCATCCGGCTCTTCCTGCAGCAGATCGCGGGCGCCATGCGGCTCCTGCACAGCAAGGGCATCATCCACCGGGACCTGAAGCCCCAGAACATCCTGCTGTCCAACCCTGGCGGGCGTCGCGCCAACCCCAACAACATCCGGGTCAAGATTG CCGACTTCGGCTTCGCTCGGTACCTGCAGAGCAACATGATGGCAGCCACACTTTGTGGCTCCCCCATGTACATG GCCCCAGAGGTCATCATGTCCCAGCACTATGATGGGAAGGCAGACCTGTGGAGCATCGGCACCATCGTGTACCAGTGCCTGACAGGGAAGGCGCCGTTCCAG GCTAGCAGTCCCCAGGACCTCCGCCTCTTCTATGAGAAGAACAAGACGCTGGTCCCCAC CATCCCCCGGGAGACCTCGGCCCCGCTGAGACAGCTGCTCCTGGCTCTGCTTCAGCGCAACCACAAAGACCGCATGGACTTCG ATGAGTTTTTCCATCACCCCTTTTTGGATGCCAGTGCCGCTGTGAAGAAGT cccctcctgtgcCCGTGCCCTCATACCCGAGCTCGGGGTCTGGCAGCAGCTCCAGCAGCAGCTCCACCTCACACCTGGCCTCCCCACCG TCCCTGGGGGAGATGCAGCAGGAGCTCCAGAAGACCCTGACCTCCCCGGCCGAGGCCGCCGGCTTCCTGCAAGGCTCCCGGGACTCAGGCGGCAGCAGCAAGGACTCATCCTGCGACACCGACGACTTTGTCATGGTCCCGGCCCAGTTTCCAG GTGACCTGGTGGCTGAGGCAGCAGGTGCCAAGCCACCACCGGACAGCCTGATGTGCAGTGG GAGCTCGCTGGCAGCCTCCACAGGCCTGGACAGCCGTGGCCGGACCCCGTCTCCTTCCCCGCCCTGTGGCAGCTCCCTTAGCCCCTCAGG CCGGACTGGCACGTTCTCCAGTAGCAGATGTGGGGCCTCTGTCCCCATCCCAGTCCCCACGCAGGTGCAGAACTACCAGCGCATTGAGCAGAACCTGCAGTCACCCACCCAGTATCAGACAGCGCG GTCCTCTGCCATCCGCAGGTCAGGCAGCACCAGTCCTTTGGGCTTTGCACGGGCCAGCCCATCACCCCCGTCCCATGCTGAGCACGGAGGCGCCCTGGCCAGGAAGCTGTCCCTGGGTGGGGGCCGGCCCTACACACCGTCTCCCCAGG TCGGAACCATCCCTGAGCGGCCAGGCTGGACCGGAGCACCTTCCCCTCAAGCATCTGAGATGCGGGGTGGCAGGTCCCCTCGTCCAG gctcctctgcgccTGAGCACTCTCCCCACACCACAGGGCTAGGCTGCCGCCTGCACAGCGCCCCCAACCTGTCCGACCTGCATGTCGTCCGTCCCAAGCTGCCCAAACCCCCCACGGACCCACTGGGGGTAGCATTCGGCCACCCGCAGGCCAGCCCCCCCCAGCCCTCCCACGGACTTCAATCCTGCCGGCCCCTGCGCGGCTCACCCAAGCTGCCCGACTTCCTGCAGCGGAACCCCCTGCCTCCTATCCTGGGCTCCCCCACCAAG ACTGTGCCCGCATTCGAGTTCACCAAGACCCCCAGCTCCCAGAACCTGCTGACCCTCCTGGCCCGGCAAGGCGTTGTCATGACACCACCACGGAACCGGACGCTACCCGACCTCTCCGAGGCGGGGCCCttccaggggcagcagctgggcccTGGCCTGCGGCCCACAGAGGACACCAAGGGCCCCTTCGGAAG GTCCCTCAGCACTGGCCGCCTCACAGATCTGCTCCTTAAGGCTGCGTTTGGGACGCAGGCTCCCGACTCAGGCAGCACGGACAGCCTGCAGGAGAAGCCTATGGAGATTG cgccctctgctggctTCGGAGGGAACCTGCACCCGGGAGCTCGCGCTGGGGGCGCCAGCAGCCCTTCCCCCGTAGTGTTCACAGTGGGCTCGCCCCCCAGCGGGACCACGCCACCCCAGGGCCCCCGCACAACCATGTTCTCAG TGGGCTCCTCCAGCTCCCTCAGCTCGGCCGGCTCCTCCTCTGCCCGCCACCTGGCGCCTGGGGCCTACAGTGAGGCCACCCTTGAGGTCCCCGCCCCTGGCCACTGCTGCAGCTTTGCCGACCCTGTCACCGCCAACCTGGAGGGGGCCGTGACCTTCGAGGCCCCCGACCTCCCCGAGGAGACCCTGATGGAG CAAGAGCACACGGAGATCCTGCACAGCCTGCGCTTCACGCTCGTCTTTGTCCAGCACGTCCTAGAGATCGCGGCTTTGAAGGGCAGCGCCAGCGAGGCAGCTGGGGGCCCTGAGGACCAGCTGCAGGAGAGCGTGGTGGCCGACCAGATCAGCCTGCTGAGCCGCGAGTGGGG TTTTGCAGAGCAGCTGGTGCTCTACCTGAAGGTGGCTGAGCTCCTGTCCTCGGGCCTGCAGACCGCCATCGACCAGATCCGGGCTGGCAAGCTCTGCTTGTCGTCCACCGTGAAGCAAG TGGTACGGAAACTGAACGAGCTGTACAAGACCAGCGTAGTGTCGTGCCAAAGCCTGAGCCTGCGGCTGCAGCGCTTCTTCCTGGATAAGCAGCGGCTCCTGGACCGCATCCAGAGCGTCACTGCTGAGAAGCTCATCTTTAGCCACGCAGTGCAGACG GTGCAGTCGGCCGCCCTGGATGAGATGTTCCACCGCCGGGAGGACTGTGTCCAGCGCTACCACAAGGCCCTGCTGCTCATGGAGGGGCTGCAGCAGATTCTCACGGACCAGGCGGACGTGGAGAACATCGCCAAGT gcaagCTGTGCATTGAGCGGAGACTCTCGGCCCTGCTGACCGGCATCTGTGCCTGA